A single Brachybacterium sillae DNA region contains:
- the murC gene encoding UDP-N-acetylmuramate--L-alanine ligase, whose translation MSSQVRTILRPGPVVTQEAWPQDPVGSAHVIRIGGAGMSAVARLALGAGLRVSGSDSQDGQFIGPLREMGAQIGIGFDAALIAEDCDVVVVSTAVRPDNPEVIEAHRRGLPVVHRAAALAGLLRGRDLLAIAGTHGKTSTTAMATLALRGAGEDPAWALGAAVPDLRHNAGLGGSDTAVVEADESDGSFLAFTPRAVVVTNQEADHLDFHGTPQNVVAAFDALVDRLQTGEGPAGRLIVCADDPGSAELGRRAVQRGLDVHTYGTAPDADWRILEEQGSPEGTRLRIATPTGEATGTLLVAGHHNALNALGALAGAHALRPDATVQSLLDGLADFHGASRRFDRAGTVDGVTVVDDYAHHPREVAATVEAARGLLPEGARVIAVFQPHLFSRTRDFAAEFAQALAAADEAVVMPIYPAREDPDPTVTARTITDRAPAGAALRPLDDRAEVPGLVADTARPGDLVLMLGAGDVVETTPLVLEALQQR comes from the coding sequence ATGAGCAGCCAGGTCCGCACGATCCTCCGCCCCGGCCCCGTCGTCACCCAGGAGGCCTGGCCCCAGGACCCGGTGGGCTCCGCCCACGTCATCCGCATCGGCGGCGCGGGCATGAGCGCGGTCGCGCGTCTCGCCCTCGGTGCCGGCCTGCGGGTGAGCGGCTCCGACTCCCAGGACGGCCAGTTCATCGGCCCGCTGCGGGAGATGGGTGCGCAGATCGGCATCGGTTTCGACGCGGCCCTGATCGCCGAGGACTGCGACGTGGTCGTGGTCTCCACCGCCGTGCGGCCCGACAACCCCGAGGTGATCGAGGCCCATCGCCGCGGCCTGCCCGTGGTGCACCGCGCCGCCGCTCTCGCGGGCCTGCTGCGCGGCCGCGACCTCCTCGCCATCGCCGGCACCCACGGCAAGACCAGCACCACCGCCATGGCCACCCTGGCCCTGCGCGGAGCGGGGGAGGATCCCGCCTGGGCGCTCGGCGCCGCCGTCCCCGACCTGCGCCACAACGCCGGGCTCGGTGGTTCGGACACCGCGGTGGTCGAGGCCGACGAATCCGACGGCTCCTTCCTCGCCTTCACCCCCCGGGCCGTGGTGGTGACGAACCAGGAGGCCGACCACCTCGACTTCCACGGCACCCCGCAGAACGTCGTGGCGGCCTTCGACGCCCTGGTGGACCGGTTGCAGACGGGGGAGGGCCCCGCGGGACGCCTCATCGTCTGCGCCGATGACCCCGGCTCCGCCGAGCTCGGCCGCCGCGCCGTGCAGCGCGGTCTCGACGTCCACACCTACGGCACCGCCCCCGACGCCGACTGGCGGATCCTCGAGGAGCAGGGGAGCCCCGAGGGCACCCGCCTGCGGATCGCGACGCCCACCGGGGAGGCCACCGGCACCCTGCTCGTGGCCGGGCACCACAACGCCCTGAACGCCCTCGGCGCCCTCGCCGGTGCCCACGCCCTGCGCCCCGACGCCACCGTCCAGTCGCTGTTGGACGGGCTGGCGGATTTCCACGGCGCCTCCCGGCGCTTCGACCGCGCCGGCACCGTGGACGGTGTCACCGTCGTCGACGACTACGCCCACCATCCGCGGGAGGTCGCCGCCACCGTCGAGGCGGCCCGCGGGCTCCTGCCGGAGGGCGCGCGGGTGATCGCCGTGTTCCAGCCGCACCTGTTCTCCCGCACCCGGGACTTCGCCGCCGAGTTCGCGCAGGCGCTCGCCGCCGCCGACGAGGCGGTGGTGATGCCGATCTACCCGGCGCGTGAGGACCCCGATCCCACCGTCACCGCCCGCACCATCACCGACCGCGCCCCCGCGGGAGCCGCCCTGCGGCCCCTCGATGACCGGGCCGAGGTGCCCGGGCTCGTCGCGGACACCGCCCGCCCGGGGGATCTGGTGCTGATGCTCGGCGCCGGGGACGTGGTGGAGACGACCCCGCTGGTGCTCGAGGCGCTGCAGCAGCGATGA
- a CDS encoding cell division protein SepF — MGTWHNAMVALGLANEVEDDYYEDEHETRREHQQSAPRRVEGGSVAVPERSEAAATPIRQRPSVLPAHPGEDSMHRITTIHPRSYNDAKAIGESFRDGVPVIVNLSDMQDGDAKRMVDFSAGLVFGLRGTIERVTSKVFLLSPEFIEVDGDGTGDDSSFYNQS; from the coding sequence ATGGGCACCTGGCACAACGCGATGGTCGCGCTCGGCCTCGCCAATGAGGTCGAGGACGACTACTACGAGGACGAGCATGAGACCCGTCGGGAGCATCAGCAGTCGGCGCCCCGCCGCGTCGAGGGCGGATCCGTCGCGGTCCCGGAGCGCAGCGAGGCGGCGGCGACGCCGATCCGGCAGCGGCCGAGCGTTCTCCCCGCGCACCCGGGAGAGGACTCCATGCATCGCATCACCACGATCCACCCGCGTTCGTACAACGACGCGAAGGCCATCGGCGAGTCCTTCCGCGACGGCGTGCCGGTGATCGTGAACCTCTCCGATATGCAGGACGGCGACGCCAAGCGGATGGTCGACTTCTCCGCCGGTCTCGTCTTCGGACTGCGCGGCACCATCGAGCGTGTGACCAGCAAGGTGTTCCTGCTCTCCCCCGAGTTCATCGAGGTGGACGGTGACGGCACCGGGGACGACAGCAGCTTCTACAACCAGAGCTGA
- a CDS encoding RluA family pseudouridine synthase, whose amino-acid sequence MSGSRLLMVPDGLAGERIDVGLSRMLGLSRSKAADLVDQGRVLLDGRAVESRSHRLEGGAMLDVELPEERPAAPVRPQIADGMSLVHVDDDLVVVDKPVGVAAHPSAGWSGPTVVGHLAAAGIAVRTSGDPERQGIVSRLDVGTSGLMVVARTETAYTRLKDAFRARAVDKVYHALCQGRPEDPAGTIEAPIGRSPHHDYKFAVRRDGKHSVTHYTTLEELPGATLLRVKLETGRTHQIRVHFSALHHPLVGDPLYGADPTLAQRLGLVRQWLHAMELSFEHPTRHERVTYTTTYPEDLQHALEVLRGDR is encoded by the coding sequence GTGAGCGGGTCGCGACTGCTGATGGTCCCCGACGGTCTGGCGGGGGAACGGATCGACGTGGGCCTGTCGCGGATGCTCGGACTGTCCCGCTCGAAGGCTGCGGACCTTGTCGACCAGGGTCGGGTGCTGCTCGACGGCCGGGCCGTGGAGTCCCGCTCGCACCGTCTCGAGGGCGGGGCGATGCTGGACGTGGAACTTCCCGAGGAACGGCCCGCCGCTCCCGTGCGGCCGCAGATCGCCGACGGCATGAGCCTGGTGCATGTCGACGACGACCTCGTGGTGGTCGACAAGCCCGTCGGCGTCGCCGCCCATCCGAGCGCCGGTTGGTCGGGGCCGACGGTGGTCGGGCACCTCGCGGCCGCCGGCATCGCCGTGCGCACCAGCGGCGATCCCGAGCGACAGGGCATCGTCTCACGGCTCGACGTCGGCACCAGCGGGCTGATGGTCGTCGCCCGCACGGAGACCGCGTACACCCGGCTGAAGGACGCCTTCCGCGCCCGCGCGGTCGACAAGGTGTACCACGCGCTGTGCCAGGGCCGCCCGGAGGACCCGGCCGGAACCATCGAGGCACCGATCGGGCGGTCCCCGCACCACGACTACAAGTTCGCGGTCCGCCGCGACGGCAAACACTCCGTCACCCACTACACGACGCTCGAGGAGCTGCCCGGCGCCACGCTGCTGCGGGTCAAGCTGGAAACCGGCCGCACCCACCAGATCCGGGTGCACTTCTCCGCCCTGCACCACCCGCTGGTCGGTGACCCGCTCTACGGGGCAGACCCGACGCTCGCACAGCGGCTGGGGCTCGTTCGCCAGTGGCTGCACGCCATGGAGCTGAGTTTCGAGCATCCGACCCGGCACGAACGCGTCACCTACACCACCACCTATCCCGAGGATCTGCAGCACGCCCTCGAGGTGCTGCGCGGCGATCGATGA
- the lspA gene encoding signal peptidase II, whose protein sequence is MTPHSPTTADTARSERPAVRRLVVPLVFAATAAVVLVADQWSKAWAEATLPLLEQRPLLGPLLHLRLLYNSGAAFGMGAGITPVVTAVQILISAAVIVYMWRTVRSLGWTVALGLVLGGALGNIHDRLLRPPGPFRGEVVDFLELPNWPVFNVADMAVVTGAVLVVLLSVLGVPAEGSADEEPAARQATDDGPEGQR, encoded by the coding sequence GTGACCCCCCACTCCCCGACGACGGCGGACACCGCGCGCTCCGAGCGCCCGGCTGTCCGCCGTCTCGTCGTGCCCCTGGTGTTCGCCGCCACCGCGGCCGTCGTCCTGGTCGCCGACCAGTGGTCCAAGGCATGGGCCGAGGCGACGCTGCCGCTGCTGGAGCAGAGGCCGCTGCTCGGGCCGCTGCTGCACCTGCGACTGCTGTACAACTCCGGTGCGGCGTTCGGAATGGGCGCCGGCATCACCCCCGTGGTGACCGCCGTGCAGATCCTCATCTCCGCCGCCGTCATCGTGTACATGTGGCGCACCGTCCGGTCGCTGGGGTGGACCGTGGCGCTGGGGCTGGTGCTCGGTGGCGCCCTCGGCAACATCCACGATCGGCTGCTGCGCCCACCCGGCCCGTTCCGCGGTGAGGTCGTCGACTTCCTCGAGCTGCCGAACTGGCCGGTGTTCAACGTCGCCGACATGGCCGTGGTGACAGGGGCGGTGCTCGTGGTGCTGCTGAGCGTGCTCGGCGTCCCCGCGGAAGGGAGCGCGGACGAGGAGCCCGCCGCGCGACAGGCGACCGACGACGGGCCGGAGGGGCAGCGGTGA
- a CDS encoding DivIVA domain-containing protein — protein MALMPEDLEDKRFTPVRFSEGYDMDEVDDYLDNEVLPRLKELIDENARLTMELEEAHQRIAELEAGAQPSVGGSAPFVASDHDEVVVEDHDRSEHVVADQAPAYDASVDTSTQAAPVAAPVAETPDQAAAGIIALANRLHDEYVKNGEDERDRLIAEANEEHRRIVGEAEEKSRTTLEALEAEKAELERTIEGLRTFERDYRNRLRNYLEGQLRELDTDETQDKQANFGL, from the coding sequence ATGGCTCTGATGCCCGAGGACCTGGAGGACAAGCGGTTCACTCCCGTGCGGTTCTCCGAAGGCTACGACATGGACGAGGTGGACGACTACCTCGACAACGAGGTCTTGCCGCGCCTGAAGGAGCTCATCGACGAGAACGCTCGTCTGACCATGGAACTCGAGGAGGCGCACCAGCGCATCGCCGAGCTCGAGGCCGGTGCGCAGCCGTCCGTCGGTGGTTCCGCTCCGTTCGTCGCCTCCGACCATGACGAGGTCGTCGTGGAGGACCACGACCGCTCCGAGCATGTCGTCGCCGACCAGGCCCCCGCGTACGACGCCTCCGTCGACACCTCCACCCAGGCGGCCCCCGTGGCCGCTCCGGTCGCCGAGACCCCCGATCAGGCCGCTGCTGGCATCATCGCCCTGGCGAACCGTCTGCACGACGAGTACGTGAAGAACGGTGAGGACGAGCGCGACCGTCTCATCGCGGAGGCCAACGAGGAGCATCGCCGTATCGTCGGTGAGGCCGAGGAGAAGTCCCGCACCACCCTGGAGGCCCTCGAGGCCGAGAAGGCGGAGCTGGAGCGCACCATCGAGGGTCTGCGCACCTTCGAGCGTGACTACCGCAACCGACTGCGCAACTACCTGGAGGGCCAGCTGCGCGAGCTCGACACCGACGAGACGCAGGACAAGCAGGCGAACTTCGGCCTGTGA
- the pgeF gene encoding peptidoglycan editing factor PgeF, protein MTRYESLVARAPRMRGARALFTSRAGGEGPAPFDGLNLALHVGDDPAVVHRHRLALEAEVGVPVTYLDQVHSADVVVVRSGDDPRAVRTADAQVTRRTDVALAVMVADCLPVLLADGDAGVIAVAHAGRRGLLDGVLENTVAVMQQEGARPERLEVAIGPAICGACYEVPDRMREDAARTHPATAATTRWGTPGLDLRAGAVEVLRGQGIPAVNIRSDAPCTLEDGEFFSYRRASRTGRFAGVIRRSGSSRAQGDAGASRGDVRSA, encoded by the coding sequence GTGACCCGATACGAGTCCCTGGTGGCACGGGCCCCACGCATGCGTGGGGCCCGTGCCCTCTTCACCTCTCGCGCCGGGGGAGAGGGGCCCGCCCCCTTCGACGGGCTCAACCTCGCCCTGCACGTGGGGGACGACCCGGCGGTCGTGCATCGCCACCGCCTCGCCCTGGAGGCCGAGGTCGGGGTCCCGGTGACGTACCTCGACCAGGTGCATTCCGCTGACGTGGTGGTGGTGCGCAGCGGTGACGACCCGCGGGCCGTCCGCACCGCCGACGCCCAGGTGACCCGCCGGACCGACGTGGCCTTGGCGGTGATGGTCGCGGACTGTCTGCCCGTGCTGCTGGCCGACGGTGACGCCGGGGTGATCGCCGTCGCGCACGCGGGCCGGCGCGGACTGCTCGACGGGGTGCTGGAGAACACCGTCGCCGTGATGCAGCAGGAGGGGGCCCGCCCCGAGCGCCTCGAGGTGGCGATCGGTCCCGCCATCTGCGGTGCCTGTTACGAGGTGCCCGACCGGATGCGAGAGGATGCCGCCCGCACTCACCCCGCGACCGCCGCCACCACCCGCTGGGGCACCCCGGGCCTGGACCTGCGCGCGGGCGCCGTCGAGGTGCTCCGCGGGCAGGGGATCCCCGCGGTGAACATCCGGTCCGACGCCCCCTGCACCCTGGAGGACGGGGAATTCTTCTCGTACCGGCGCGCCTCCCGCACAGGACGCTTCGCCGGAGTGATCCGCCGCAGCGGATCGTCACGCGCGCAGGGCGATGCCGGGGCGAGCAGAGGAGATGTGCGGAGCGCGTGA
- a CDS encoding cell division protein FtsQ/DivIB, whose amino-acid sequence MRPRRPAAPRRPAQHLRAPSAPQRPSGSAPTTSPGGTADTRPGSTTSRPDTVPTEHGTGRSDTAEDRVPGGPVPRSLPAHRRSLAARASVPPPERPDAAAAGAGSEGRGGESRNGERLARLITGVPWRRRRRRVIGAAIGVAALLLVALAILLWAPYFEVRDAEVAGVGYTDPAVIEEAAAPGFGRSVVLLPSGRIERAVEQVPGVASAEVDRSWPDGMRIRVTERTPVARVTRPGGAPAILDATGTALPAAAGEGTELIPLTVRPGTRDPEATTAAMLEVASGLPEELRTRVTGITAGTPSDVTLTVGPAPADGTGAGDGTDGGESGGQGGTRTVVWGTAADAELKARVVMALLEQPGTVVDVSSPIAPVTR is encoded by the coding sequence ATGAGGCCCCGACGCCCCGCGGCCCCGCGACGGCCCGCGCAGCATCTGCGCGCGCCGTCGGCCCCGCAGCGGCCCTCCGGCTCCGCCCCCACGACCTCCCCGGGTGGCACCGCCGACACCCGGCCCGGCTCCACGACCTCGCGACCCGACACCGTCCCGACGGAGCACGGGACGGGCCGCAGCGATACCGCGGAGGATCGCGTGCCGGGGGGTCCGGTTCCCCGTTCCCTGCCGGCACACCGCCGGTCGCTCGCCGCGCGGGCCAGCGTGCCCCCGCCGGAGCGCCCGGACGCGGCGGCGGCCGGCGCAGGGAGCGAGGGGCGCGGTGGTGAGAGCCGCAACGGTGAGCGCCTCGCCCGGCTGATCACCGGAGTGCCCTGGCGCCGCCGTCGCCGACGCGTGATCGGAGCCGCGATCGGCGTGGCCGCGCTGCTGCTCGTCGCCCTCGCGATCCTGCTGTGGGCCCCGTACTTCGAGGTCCGCGACGCCGAGGTGGCGGGGGTCGGGTACACCGATCCCGCCGTCATCGAGGAGGCTGCGGCCCCCGGGTTCGGCCGCAGTGTGGTGCTTCTGCCCTCGGGTCGGATCGAGAGGGCGGTCGAACAGGTCCCCGGTGTCGCCTCCGCCGAGGTGGATCGCAGCTGGCCCGACGGCATGCGGATCCGCGTCACCGAACGCACACCGGTGGCGCGCGTGACCCGTCCGGGAGGCGCCCCCGCCATCCTCGATGCCACCGGCACTGCGCTCCCGGCGGCAGCGGGTGAGGGGACCGAACTGATCCCGCTCACCGTCCGTCCCGGCACTCGCGACCCCGAGGCCACGACCGCCGCGATGCTGGAGGTCGCCTCCGGCCTGCCCGAGGAGCTGCGGACCCGGGTCACCGGCATCACCGCCGGCACTCCCAGTGACGTCACCCTCACCGTGGGCCCGGCCCCCGCGGACGGCACCGGGGCGGGCGACGGCACGGACGGTGGGGAATCCGGCGGCCAGGGAGGCACCCGCACCGTGGTGTGGGGCACCGCCGCCGACGCCGAGCTCAAGGCCCGGGTGGTGATGGCCCTGTTGGAGCAGCCCGGCACCGTCGTCGACGTGTCCTCGCCCATCGCACCCGTCACCCGCTGA
- a CDS encoding YggT family protein, protein MSVIAGILYLALFLLQILLIARLIVDWVRALSRDPRPQGIVAVIFELVYTVTDPLVRAVRRVVPPVRLGAVALDLSLLVLLLICSLLMRLIAPLL, encoded by the coding sequence GTGTCGGTGATCGCGGGGATCCTGTACCTCGCCCTGTTCCTGCTGCAGATCCTGCTGATCGCCCGGCTGATCGTCGACTGGGTGCGGGCACTGTCCCGTGACCCGCGCCCGCAGGGAATCGTCGCGGTGATCTTCGAACTCGTCTACACCGTGACCGACCCCCTGGTACGAGCGGTCCGCCGGGTGGTGCCGCCGGTGCGTCTGGGGGCGGTGGCATTGGACCTCAGCCTGCTGGTCCTGTTGCTGATCTGCTCCCTGCTGATGCGGCTCATCGCGCCGCTTCTGTGA
- the ftsZ gene encoding cell division protein FtsZ has protein sequence MAGSQNYLAVIKVVGIGGGGVNAVNRMIESGLKGVEFIAINTDAQALLMSDADVKLDVGKEITRGLGAGADPEVGRRAAEDHQEEIEEVLRGADMVFVTAGEGGGTGTGGAPVVAKIARSLGALTIGVVTRPFTFEGRRRSTQAESGIAALQAEVDTLIVIPNDRLLSIADKQVSMLDAFKSADQVLLSGVQGITDLITTPGLINLDFADVKSVMQGAGSALMGIGSARGEDRALQAAELAVSSPLLEASIDGAFGVLLSIQGGSDLGLHEVSEAARLVQEAAHPDANIIFGSVIDDALGDEVRVTVIAAGFEGGGPTPRTDMPALGGRSESPRPAFQQQPRPAVVQRSTEEDRGASQGAWGAPVQTFTPSRPAPSAPSPAPAQVEHNEWHEDEEEAPSQQSAPSPQPAPTTPAAQPVRPPRIEEPPADDDDLDLPSFLK, from the coding sequence GTGGCCGGATCCCAGAACTACCTCGCTGTCATCAAGGTCGTCGGCATCGGCGGCGGCGGCGTGAACGCCGTCAACCGGATGATCGAATCCGGTTTGAAGGGCGTCGAGTTCATCGCCATCAACACCGACGCCCAGGCGCTGCTCATGTCCGACGCCGACGTGAAGCTCGACGTGGGCAAGGAGATCACGCGCGGCCTCGGCGCAGGCGCGGACCCCGAGGTCGGCCGTCGCGCCGCGGAGGACCACCAGGAGGAGATCGAGGAGGTCCTGCGCGGGGCCGACATGGTCTTCGTGACCGCCGGTGAGGGCGGCGGGACCGGCACCGGCGGTGCGCCGGTCGTGGCGAAGATCGCCCGCAGCCTCGGCGCCCTGACCATCGGTGTCGTCACCCGTCCGTTCACCTTCGAGGGCCGCCGTCGCTCCACCCAGGCCGAGTCCGGCATCGCAGCGCTGCAGGCCGAGGTGGACACCCTCATCGTGATCCCCAACGACCGCCTGCTCTCCATCGCCGACAAGCAGGTGTCGATGCTCGATGCGTTCAAGTCGGCCGACCAGGTGCTGCTCTCCGGCGTGCAGGGCATCACCGACCTGATCACCACCCCCGGCCTGATCAACCTCGACTTCGCCGATGTGAAGTCCGTGATGCAGGGTGCGGGAAGCGCCCTCATGGGCATCGGCTCCGCCCGCGGCGAGGACCGGGCGCTGCAGGCCGCCGAGCTCGCCGTCTCCAGCCCGCTGCTGGAGGCGTCCATCGACGGTGCCTTCGGCGTGCTGCTGTCCATCCAGGGCGGCAGCGACCTCGGTCTGCATGAGGTCTCCGAGGCCGCCCGCCTGGTGCAGGAGGCAGCGCACCCCGACGCGAACATCATCTTCGGCTCGGTCATCGACGACGCCCTCGGCGACGAGGTGCGCGTGACTGTGATCGCCGCCGGCTTCGAGGGCGGCGGCCCCACCCCGCGTACCGACATGCCGGCGCTGGGCGGCCGCTCGGAGTCCCCGCGTCCCGCGTTCCAGCAGCAGCCGCGCCCCGCCGTGGTGCAGCGCTCCACCGAGGAGGACCGCGGAGCCTCCCAGGGTGCATGGGGGGCCCCGGTGCAGACCTTCACCCCGTCCCGCCCCGCCCCCTCGGCCCCGTCCCCGGCACCCGCCCAGGTCGAGCACAACGAATGGCATGAGGACGAGGAGGAGGCCCCGAGCCAGCAGTCGGCGCCGTCCCCGCAGCCGGCCCCGACCACCCCGGCCGCGCAGCCGGTGCGTCCGCCGCGCATCGAGGAGCCCCCGGCCGACGATGACGACCTGGATCTGCCGTCCTTCCTGAAGTGA